In Streptomyces sp. NBC_00433, a single genomic region encodes these proteins:
- a CDS encoding aquaporin → MYWREFVAEFLGTALLLLVGLSVIVFNFSHGSPVISMVPSADLRRFMTALLFSASATLIIYSPIGRTSGGHINPVVTLAFLRLGKITPKGAASYMLAQFGGAAFGTAAVAAIWGHRASRARVGATMPGRGGVWPALAVEFCATFLVVALILTFVRRPRLLPFTAAAAGVLGVALTYLTVPISGGSSNPARSIGPALVGDTWADFWIYLLAPSVGALAAATLFRHHVIPCGKLIHDPAYVCHFKNCLYSQNYQPESSSDDVRGTRRP, encoded by the coding sequence ATGTATTGGCGCGAGTTCGTTGCGGAGTTTCTGGGCACGGCTCTCCTGCTCCTTGTCGGCCTGAGCGTCATCGTGTTCAATTTCTCCCACGGTTCGCCCGTGATCTCCATGGTGCCCAGCGCGGACCTGCGCAGGTTCATGACGGCGCTGCTCTTTTCGGCTTCGGCGACTCTGATCATCTACTCTCCGATCGGTCGCACGAGCGGCGGTCATATCAACCCTGTCGTCACCCTCGCGTTCCTGCGGCTGGGGAAGATCACCCCCAAGGGCGCCGCCTCCTACATGCTCGCCCAGTTCGGGGGCGCCGCATTCGGCACGGCGGCCGTGGCGGCCATTTGGGGTCACAGGGCTTCCAGGGCGCGAGTGGGGGCCACGATGCCGGGCCGCGGAGGCGTCTGGCCCGCACTCGCAGTGGAATTCTGTGCCACTTTCCTGGTGGTCGCCTTGATCCTGACCTTCGTTCGACGGCCCCGCCTGCTGCCTTTCACCGCCGCTGCCGCGGGCGTGCTGGGTGTCGCTCTCACTTACCTCACAGTCCCCATCTCGGGAGGCAGCTCCAACCCTGCGCGCAGCATCGGTCCGGCTCTCGTGGGGGACACGTGGGCGGATTTCTGGATTTATCTGCTCGCACCGTCAGTGGGCGCATTGGCTGCTGCGACCCTGTTTCGCCACCACGTCATCCCGTGCGGAAAACTTATCCACGACCCCGCCTACGTGTGCCATTTCAAGAATTGCCTGTACAGCCAGAACTATCAACCAGAATCCAGCTCGGATGACGTCCGCGGCACTCGCCGGCCGTGA
- a CDS encoding acetylserotonin O-methyltransferase: protein MSKSQKMPPPRLVRTVERLRERVYRLHQRMMPASVTMLEMITAGMVSQAIQAAASLGIADVLAGGPRTAEEIAQQVGADPDGVNRLLRALAGYGVFRADRSGRYALTPLAGTLRSDAEMPMRSIAMFTNAPEQREHWSYLLESVRTGEPIMEKVRGVDVWTFFENNEDLAEVFNDAMTDFSNFTLAPITAAYDFNRFANIVDVGGGRGAMLAAILARTPHASGVVFDLSTAVSGAEDMLRATGIAGRCTVRSGSFLETVPGGGDCYLLKNVIHNWPDEEVVVILRNVREAIGPGGRVLVIELIIPEGNGSHPGKLADLDMMLLVGGRERTEADTRTLLDKAGFHLDRVIQTASPLSILEATPV from the coding sequence ATGTCGAAGAGCCAGAAAATGCCGCCGCCCCGGCTGGTGCGGACCGTCGAAAGACTGCGGGAGCGCGTCTACCGTCTGCACCAGCGGATGATGCCCGCCTCGGTGACCATGCTGGAGATGATCACGGCCGGGATGGTCAGCCAGGCGATCCAGGCCGCCGCCAGCCTGGGCATCGCCGACGTGCTGGCCGGGGGCCCCCGCACCGCGGAGGAGATCGCCCAGCAGGTCGGCGCGGACCCGGACGGGGTCAACAGGCTGCTGCGGGCCCTGGCCGGCTACGGCGTCTTCCGCGCCGACCGGTCCGGACGCTACGCGCTGACCCCGCTCGCCGGCACGCTGCGCTCGGACGCCGAGATGCCGATGCGCTCCATCGCGATGTTCACCAACGCGCCGGAGCAGCGCGAGCACTGGTCCTATCTGCTCGAATCCGTGCGCACCGGCGAGCCGATCATGGAGAAGGTCCGGGGCGTCGACGTATGGACGTTCTTCGAGAACAACGAGGACCTGGCGGAGGTCTTCAACGACGCGATGACCGACTTCTCGAACTTCACCCTGGCGCCGATCACGGCCGCCTACGACTTCAACCGGTTCGCCAACATCGTCGACGTCGGCGGCGGCCGGGGCGCCATGCTCGCCGCGATCCTGGCCAGGACGCCGCACGCCTCGGGCGTCGTGTTCGACCTGTCGACGGCGGTGTCGGGCGCCGAGGACATGCTGCGGGCGACCGGGATCGCAGGCCGCTGCACGGTCAGATCCGGGTCGTTCCTGGAGACGGTGCCCGGGGGCGGGGACTGCTATCTGCTGAAGAACGTCATCCACAACTGGCCCGACGAGGAAGTGGTCGTGATCCTGCGCAACGTGCGCGAGGCGATCGGCCCCGGAGGGCGCGTGCTGGTCATCGAGCTGATCATCCCGGAGGGCAACGGCTCCCACCCCGGCAAGCTCGCGGACCTCGACATGATGCTGCTCGTCGGCGGGCGGGAGCGCACCGAGGCGGACACCAGAACCCTCCTCGACAAGGCCGGCTTCCACCTGGACCGCGTGATCCAGACCGCGTCACCGCTGTCCATCCTGGAGGCGACGCCGGTCTAG
- a CDS encoding tetratricopeptide repeat protein has translation MDQAEFRHHWVHGGSRRGRADAVRSLAAPPALLPSGLPVDAHRRLRGPYTAANTVARALVPEVLRRDAAPVRRYDIEVLSVAPELSDQVPNSRETLTSMALPAERTRYYARLRTKRIANGLAEFVRDALPSGGPRTLVVENAEHAEATDVEFIAALVRRVDPARLTVVVCSGGDAGALDERLRSVLDARALETTVTAGPPAQPGGDAWSYVSGECLAEEPATHAAYEALDAAERAALHDRRAAEILAVGDFSHGLGAVPYHLERGTDPVGAALPVLLAAADHCLVNGFYDAVVDYGTRAFALLDGTGNDTLWWKFAVKQGLALSILSRTREAEEIYDRARLLSTDPAVHMACSYSTAMLYTRHNDPADRDEKKAKALLNGAVATASLLPDRVERAFQSAFYKNGRALVEVNLGDPAEALRLVTECIDDLDRQLAPDEHRLHRSVLKNNRARVYVGLGRLNEALDDYAVVIEQDPNHAEHYLERGNILRRLGRTEEALADYARAMRLSPPFPEICYNRGDLRLSEGDTAGALADFDYVIDLEPDFVDAYVNRAGLYLDEERLDAARQDAETGLLLDADNAYLHVVVGQVHAENEDFAAAEEAYDRAVAADPTLVTALSGRAAVRFENGRADAAVEDMDRAVDLAPQDPALRYNRAFLHQAREDWHSALADLVVADALAPDDEDIAAALKTCRVKTGQA, from the coding sequence ATGGACCAGGCAGAGTTCCGCCACCACTGGGTGCACGGAGGCTCACGACGGGGCCGGGCCGACGCCGTACGCTCGCTCGCCGCTCCGCCCGCGCTGCTGCCGTCCGGCCTGCCCGTCGACGCGCACCGCCGGCTGCGCGGCCCGTACACCGCGGCCAACACGGTGGCGCGGGCGCTGGTGCCTGAGGTGCTGCGGCGCGACGCGGCCCCGGTACGCCGCTACGACATCGAAGTGCTGTCCGTGGCGCCGGAGCTGAGCGATCAGGTGCCCAACTCGCGCGAGACGCTGACGTCGATGGCGCTGCCCGCCGAGCGCACCCGCTACTACGCGCGGCTGCGGACCAAGCGGATCGCCAACGGGCTCGCCGAGTTCGTCCGTGACGCGCTGCCCTCCGGTGGCCCGCGCACCTTGGTGGTGGAGAACGCCGAGCACGCCGAGGCCACGGACGTCGAGTTCATCGCCGCCCTGGTGCGGCGGGTGGACCCGGCCCGCCTCACCGTCGTGGTCTGCTCCGGCGGCGACGCGGGGGCGCTGGACGAGCGGCTGCGGTCGGTGCTCGACGCCCGCGCTCTGGAAACCACCGTGACGGCCGGGCCGCCCGCGCAACCGGGCGGGGACGCCTGGTCCTATGTGAGCGGCGAGTGCCTGGCCGAGGAGCCCGCCACGCATGCCGCTTACGAGGCACTGGACGCCGCGGAAAGGGCCGCGCTGCACGACCGCAGGGCCGCGGAGATCCTGGCGGTGGGCGACTTCTCCCACGGCCTCGGCGCCGTCCCCTACCACCTGGAGCGCGGCACCGATCCGGTCGGCGCCGCCCTGCCTGTGCTTCTCGCCGCCGCCGACCATTGCCTGGTGAACGGCTTCTACGACGCGGTCGTCGACTACGGCACCCGGGCTTTCGCACTGCTCGACGGCACCGGGAACGACACCCTGTGGTGGAAGTTCGCCGTCAAACAGGGTCTGGCCCTCTCGATATTGTCCAGGACCCGCGAAGCCGAGGAAATCTACGACCGCGCAAGACTTCTGTCCACAGACCCCGCCGTGCATATGGCGTGCTCTTATTCCACGGCAATGCTCTACACCCGGCATAATGACCCCGCCGACCGTGACGAGAAGAAGGCGAAAGCCCTGCTGAACGGCGCGGTCGCCACCGCCTCGCTGCTGCCCGACAGGGTCGAACGCGCCTTCCAGAGCGCGTTTTACAAAAACGGCCGCGCGCTGGTCGAGGTCAATCTCGGCGACCCTGCGGAAGCGCTCAGGCTCGTCACCGAGTGCATCGACGACCTCGACAGGCAACTGGCACCCGACGAGCACCGCCTGCACCGCTCTGTGCTCAAGAACAACCGCGCCCGCGTCTATGTCGGCCTCGGCCGTCTGAACGAGGCGTTGGACGACTACGCCGTCGTCATCGAGCAGGACCCCAACCACGCCGAGCACTACCTCGAACGCGGCAACATCCTGCGGCGGCTGGGCCGCACCGAGGAGGCCCTCGCCGACTACGCGCGCGCGATGCGGCTCTCCCCGCCCTTCCCCGAGATCTGCTACAACCGCGGCGACCTGCGGCTGTCGGAGGGCGACACCGCCGGCGCGCTCGCCGACTTCGACTACGTCATCGACCTGGAGCCGGACTTCGTCGACGCCTACGTCAACCGTGCCGGGCTCTACCTGGACGAGGAGCGGCTCGACGCCGCCCGGCAGGACGCCGAGACCGGGCTCCTGCTCGACGCCGACAACGCCTACCTACACGTGGTGGTGGGCCAGGTGCACGCGGAGAACGAGGACTTCGCCGCCGCCGAGGAGGCGTACGACCGGGCCGTCGCGGCCGACCCGACCCTGGTCACCGCGCTGTCCGGGCGGGCCGCGGTCCGCTTCGAGAACGGCAGGGCCGACGCCGCCGTCGAGGACATGGACCGCGCGGTGGACCTGGCCCCCCAGGACCCGGCGCTGCGCTACAACCGGGCCTTCCTCCACCAGGCCCGCGAGGATTGGCACAGCGCACTGGCCGACCTCGTCGTCGCGGACGCCCTGGCCCCCGACGACGAGGACATCGCCGCCGCCCTCAAGACCTGTCGCGTGAAGACGGGCCAGGCGTGA
- a CDS encoding flavin reductase family protein, translated as MTTAEPAVHGAAGPAGRPLHAPAGQRALRDVLGRYATGVAVVTTRHHGRPAGVTVNSFTSVSLDPPLVLWCLSSSSGSRSAFTRTEHFAVNVLGADQRDLCTRFSRPGDRFAGLPVHTGPHGLPLLPGAIAVLLCRRVDLLRAGDHLLLLGTVTDHSMSPGPALLFADGGYHAGPGRTGP; from the coding sequence GTGACCACCGCCGAGCCGGCCGTGCACGGGGCGGCCGGCCCGGCTGGACGGCCGCTGCACGCGCCGGCCGGGCAGCGGGCGCTGCGCGACGTACTGGGCCGCTACGCCACCGGTGTCGCGGTGGTCACCACCCGGCACCACGGGCGGCCCGCCGGCGTCACCGTCAACTCCTTCACCTCGGTGTCCCTCGACCCGCCGCTCGTCCTGTGGTGCCTGAGTTCCTCCTCCGGCAGCCGGTCCGCCTTCACCCGCACCGAGCACTTCGCGGTGAACGTGCTCGGCGCGGACCAGCGCGACCTGTGCACCCGTTTCAGCCGCCCCGGCGACCGCTTCGCCGGGCTGCCGGTGCACACCGGACCGCACGGCCTGCCGCTGCTGCCCGGCGCGATCGCCGTCCTGCTGTGCCGCCGCGTCGATCTGCTGCGGGCCGGCGACCACCTGCTGCTGCTCGGCACCGTGACGGACCACAGCATGTCCCCCGGTCCTGCGCTGCTGTTCGCCGACGGCGGCTACCACGCCGGACCGGGCCGCACCGGACCCTAG
- a CDS encoding NB-ARC domain-containing protein, whose product MAEFAAQLRDLRQSAGGPSYRTMARAAHYSAATLARAAGGSALPTLDVALAYVEACGGDSAAWRDQWRKVSTTRHGAARRTPAPFLTPRPRGPLGLPTPRQLPAGTRHFTGREEELERISSQLSTNRDEDSAVITTVCGGGGMGKTSLVLEWARRHAASFPDGQLYVNLRGFDPGGPPVGPATALQGFLQALGMSQETIPPDPDAQAALYRSLVAGRRMLVVLDDAADTRQVAPLLPGSGLIPVLVTSRRRLDGLATTHGARRIRLDALPSADARKLLSHRLGSQRVAAEPEAAEEILDRCGGLPLALTIAAARWGARDGFPLADLAAELRDESARLDALEVEGSLVGLRAALECSYRALSGPTATLFALLGSVPYPEVSAEAAAALAGQPLQTAGALLRELDDAHLVTQPAPGRYRMHDLVRLYAAEQGRVSQGPYVVAARTRLAEFYLHSLFRAERQLYPQRAAIALPDPVAEVDPLLFAGIAQALAWLDTEYANLMTVRQEAVARGCHEVVWKMAWALMTYRIRRGRMRDDLASWRDALAALPHLTGRPEAEYMVHCGFGGACVRVGRHAEGLPHLLRAKMLAEAAGDVFGRAEAHFHLAVAWHYADDGHQSLAHALQALALFRTMGDPVWIALSLNAAARSATGVGAHGEARAHAEAAFALARAHDQTDAEAEASVNLGYIAQRTGDPASALEHFEHAVRIHRKRRNVYFEADVLEQLGYAHAHLGRATAARDAWRLAAESYRAQWRLPEAERLDDLLSDEGRLQSGAVPASPTLSGILCFSVVRT is encoded by the coding sequence GTGGCCGAATTCGCGGCGCAGTTACGTGACCTGCGGCAGTCGGCCGGCGGGCCGTCGTACCGGACGATGGCGCGTGCGGCACACTACTCCGCCGCCACCCTGGCCCGCGCCGCCGGCGGCAGCGCCCTGCCGACCCTGGATGTCGCCCTGGCCTACGTGGAGGCCTGCGGCGGGGACTCCGCGGCATGGCGCGACCAGTGGCGCAAGGTGTCCACTACACGACACGGGGCCGCCAGGCGGACGCCGGCTCCGTTCCTGACACCGAGGCCGAGGGGTCCGCTCGGCCTTCCCACGCCACGTCAGCTTCCCGCCGGCACGCGGCACTTCACCGGCCGCGAGGAGGAGCTGGAGCGGATCTCCTCGCAGCTGTCGACGAATCGCGACGAGGACTCAGCCGTGATCACCACCGTGTGCGGCGGCGGCGGGATGGGCAAGACGAGCCTGGTCCTTGAGTGGGCGCGGCGCCACGCCGCCTCCTTCCCCGACGGCCAGCTCTACGTCAACCTCCGGGGGTTCGATCCCGGCGGACCTCCCGTGGGCCCGGCCACCGCGCTGCAGGGGTTCTTGCAGGCCCTGGGGATGTCGCAGGAGACGATCCCGCCCGATCCCGACGCCCAGGCGGCCCTCTACCGCAGCCTGGTGGCCGGCCGCCGGATGCTGGTGGTGCTCGACGACGCGGCCGACACCCGGCAGGTCGCTCCGCTGCTCCCCGGCAGCGGCCTGATCCCCGTCCTCGTCACGAGCAGGCGGCGGCTCGACGGACTGGCCACGACGCACGGCGCGCGCCGCATCCGGCTCGACGCGCTGCCCTCCGCGGATGCGAGGAAGCTGCTCAGCCATCGCCTCGGATCCCAGCGGGTGGCCGCGGAGCCCGAGGCCGCCGAGGAGATCCTCGACCGCTGCGGAGGGCTGCCGCTGGCGCTGACGATAGCGGCGGCGCGGTGGGGCGCCCGTGACGGTTTCCCGTTGGCGGACCTGGCAGCCGAGCTGCGGGACGAGAGTGCGCGGCTGGACGCGCTGGAGGTCGAGGGGTCACTGGTGGGCCTGCGGGCGGCGCTGGAGTGCTCCTACCGGGCACTCTCCGGGCCGACCGCGACGCTGTTCGCGCTGCTGGGGTCGGTGCCGTATCCGGAGGTCAGCGCGGAGGCGGCCGCCGCCCTGGCCGGGCAGCCGCTCCAGACGGCCGGCGCTCTGCTCCGGGAGCTCGACGACGCGCATCTGGTGACCCAGCCGGCTCCCGGGCGCTATCGCATGCACGACCTGGTGCGCCTGTACGCCGCCGAGCAGGGCCGGGTGTCCCAGGGTCCGTACGTGGTGGCCGCTCGCACCCGCCTGGCCGAGTTCTACCTGCACTCCCTCTTTCGTGCCGAGCGGCAGCTGTACCCGCAGCGTGCCGCGATCGCGCTGCCCGACCCCGTCGCCGAGGTCGACCCGCTCCTCTTCGCGGGCATCGCGCAGGCGCTTGCCTGGCTCGACACCGAGTACGCGAACCTCATGACGGTACGCCAGGAAGCCGTCGCGCGAGGCTGCCACGAGGTGGTCTGGAAGATGGCGTGGGCGCTGATGACGTACCGCATACGCCGCGGCCGGATGCGGGACGACCTGGCCTCCTGGCGCGACGCGCTGGCCGCCCTGCCCCACCTGACCGGCCGGCCCGAGGCCGAGTACATGGTGCACTGCGGTTTCGGCGGCGCCTGCGTCCGCGTCGGCCGCCACGCCGAGGGGCTTCCACACCTCCTGCGCGCCAAGATGCTGGCCGAGGCGGCCGGCGACGTCTTCGGCCGGGCCGAAGCGCACTTCCACCTCGCCGTCGCCTGGCACTACGCCGACGACGGCCACCAGTCCCTGGCCCACGCCCTCCAGGCGCTGGCCCTCTTCAGAACGATGGGCGACCCGGTCTGGATCGCCCTGTCACTCAACGCCGCGGCCCGCTCCGCCACCGGAGTGGGCGCCCACGGGGAAGCCCGTGCCCACGCGGAGGCCGCCTTCGCCCTGGCGCGCGCCCACGACCAGACCGACGCCGAGGCGGAGGCCTCGGTCAACCTCGGCTACATCGCCCAGCGGACCGGGGACCCGGCATCCGCCCTGGAGCACTTCGAGCACGCGGTGCGGATCCACCGCAAGCGCCGCAACGTCTACTTCGAAGCCGACGTCCTCGAACAACTGGGTTACGCACACGCCCACCTCGGCCGGGCGACCGCGGCCCGCGACGCCTGGCGCCTGGCGGCCGAATCCTACCGGGCCCAGTGGCGCCTGCCCGAGGCCGAGCGGCTGGACGACCTGCTGTCCGACGAAGGGCGCCTGCAGTCGGGCGCCGTGCCCGCGAGCCCGACACTGTCGGGGATACTGTGCTTCTCGGTCGTGAGGACGTGA
- a CDS encoding pyruvate carboxylase codes for MLRKILVANRGEIAIRAFRAGYELGAKTVAVFPHEDRNSLHRLKADEAYEIGEPGHPVRAYLSVEEIVRAARKAGADAVYPGYGFLSENPELARACEEAGITFVGPSAEILELTGNKARAVAAARAAGVPALASSQPSTDVDELVSAAAELGFPVFVKAVAGGGGRGMRRVEEAAALRESIEAASREAASAFGDPTVFLEKAVVDPRHIEVQILADGEGNVIHLFERDCSVQRRHQKVIEMAPAPNLDPELRERICRDAVKFAREIGYRNAGTVEFLLDPAGKHVFIEMNPRIQVEHTVTEEVTDVDLVQAQLRIAAGQTLADLGLSQETVYLRGAALQCRITTEDPANGFRPDTGRISAYRSPGGSGIRLDGGTTHAGTEISAHFDSMLVKLTCRGRDFTTAIGRARRAVAEFRIRGVATNIPFLQAVLDDPDFRDGRVTTAFIEQRPHLLTARHSADRGTKLLTYLADVTVNKPHGERPPLIEPMTKLPALPSAEPPAGSRQRLADLGPEGFARWLRDSPTIGVTDTTFRDAHQSLLATRVRTKDLLAVAPAVARTLPQLLSLECWGGATYDVALRFLAEDPWERLARLREAVPNICLQMLLRGRNTVGYTPYPTEVTDAFVQEATDTGIDVFRIFDALNDVDQMRPAIDAVRRTGTAIAEVALCYTSDLSDPSEKLYTLDYYLKLAEKIVAAGAHVLAVKDMAGLLRAPAAAKLVTALRREFDLPVHIHTHDTAGGQLATYLAAVGAGADAVDGAVASMAGTTSQPSLSAIVAATDHSDRPTGLDLKAVGDLEPYWELVRKVYAPFEAGLASPTGRVYHHEIPGGQLSNLRTQAVALGLGDRFEEIEAMYAAADRILGHLVKVTPSSKVVGDLALHLVGAGVSPADFEAEPQRFDIPDSVIGFLRGELGTPPGGWPEPFRSRALQGRPAAEPPAGLSEQDREDLDKDRRATLNRLLFPGPAKDFATHRHTFGDTSVLDSRDFFYGLRPGVEYAVDLEPGVRLLIELEAIGEADERGMRMVMSTLNGQLRPIQVRDTTVASDIPATEKAEKANPGHVAAPFAGVVTLAVQEGDAVAAGATVATIEAMKMEATITSPRAGTVSRLAIGRIQQVEGGDLLVELT; via the coding sequence ATGCTCCGGAAGATCCTCGTTGCCAACCGCGGTGAGATCGCGATTCGGGCCTTCCGCGCCGGCTACGAGCTGGGTGCGAAGACCGTCGCGGTCTTCCCGCACGAGGACCGCAATTCGCTCCACCGGCTGAAGGCCGACGAGGCGTACGAGATCGGCGAACCCGGTCATCCGGTGCGGGCCTACCTCTCCGTCGAGGAGATCGTCCGCGCGGCGCGGAAGGCGGGCGCGGACGCGGTCTACCCCGGGTACGGCTTCCTGTCCGAGAATCCCGAACTGGCCCGTGCGTGCGAGGAGGCGGGCATCACCTTCGTCGGCCCGAGCGCCGAGATCCTGGAACTGACGGGGAACAAGGCGCGCGCGGTGGCCGCGGCCCGGGCGGCCGGGGTCCCCGCGCTCGCCTCCTCGCAGCCCTCGACCGACGTGGACGAGCTGGTCAGCGCGGCGGCGGAGCTCGGCTTCCCGGTGTTCGTCAAGGCCGTGGCCGGCGGTGGAGGGCGCGGCATGCGGCGGGTCGAGGAGGCCGCGGCGCTGCGCGAGTCCATCGAGGCGGCATCCCGCGAGGCCGCCTCCGCCTTCGGCGACCCGACCGTCTTCCTGGAGAAGGCCGTGGTCGACCCGCGGCACATCGAGGTGCAGATCCTCGCGGACGGCGAGGGCAACGTCATCCATCTGTTCGAGCGCGACTGCTCGGTGCAGCGCAGGCACCAGAAGGTCATCGAGATGGCGCCCGCGCCCAACCTGGACCCGGAGCTGCGCGAGCGGATCTGCCGCGACGCGGTGAAATTCGCCCGGGAGATCGGATACCGCAACGCGGGCACGGTGGAATTCCTGCTCGACCCGGCAGGGAAGCACGTGTTCATCGAGATGAACCCGCGTATCCAGGTCGAGCACACGGTGACCGAGGAGGTCACCGACGTCGACCTCGTCCAGGCACAGTTGAGGATCGCCGCCGGACAGACGCTGGCCGATCTCGGCCTGTCACAGGAGACCGTGTATCTGCGCGGCGCCGCACTGCAGTGCCGGATCACCACCGAGGACCCGGCCAACGGCTTCCGCCCCGACACCGGCCGCATCAGCGCCTACCGCTCGCCGGGGGGCTCGGGCATCCGCCTCGACGGCGGTACGACCCACGCGGGCACGGAGATCAGCGCGCACTTCGACTCCATGCTGGTCAAGCTGACCTGCCGGGGGCGCGACTTCACCACGGCGATCGGCCGCGCCCGGCGCGCGGTGGCGGAGTTCCGCATTCGCGGCGTGGCCACGAACATCCCGTTCCTGCAGGCCGTGCTCGACGATCCGGACTTCCGCGACGGCCGGGTCACCACCGCGTTCATCGAGCAGCGGCCGCACCTGCTGACCGCACGGCACTCCGCCGACCGCGGCACGAAACTGCTCACCTACCTCGCCGACGTCACGGTGAACAAGCCGCACGGCGAACGCCCCCCGCTGATCGAGCCCATGACGAAGCTTCCGGCGCTCCCCTCCGCCGAGCCGCCCGCCGGCTCCCGGCAGCGGCTCGCCGACCTCGGCCCGGAGGGCTTCGCGCGGTGGCTGCGCGACTCGCCGACGATCGGGGTGACCGACACCACCTTCCGCGACGCGCACCAGTCGCTGCTGGCCACCCGCGTACGGACCAAGGACCTGCTCGCGGTGGCCCCTGCGGTGGCGCGGACGCTGCCGCAACTGCTGTCCCTGGAGTGCTGGGGCGGTGCCACCTACGACGTCGCGCTGCGGTTCCTGGCCGAGGACCCCTGGGAGCGGCTGGCCCGGCTGCGGGAGGCCGTACCGAACATCTGCCTGCAGATGCTGCTGCGCGGCCGCAACACCGTGGGCTACACGCCGTATCCGACCGAGGTGACCGACGCCTTCGTCCAGGAGGCCACGGACACCGGTATCGACGTCTTCCGGATCTTCGACGCCCTCAACGACGTCGACCAGATGCGGCCCGCCATCGACGCCGTACGCCGCACCGGCACCGCGATCGCCGAGGTCGCGCTGTGCTACACCTCCGACCTGTCCGACCCGTCGGAGAAGCTGTACACCCTCGACTACTACCTGAAGCTCGCCGAGAAGATCGTGGCCGCGGGGGCCCACGTCCTGGCGGTCAAGGACATGGCGGGACTGCTGCGCGCCCCGGCGGCGGCGAAGCTCGTGACGGCGCTGCGCCGGGAGTTCGACCTTCCCGTGCACATCCACACCCACGACACCGCCGGCGGCCAGCTCGCCACCTACCTGGCGGCGGTCGGCGCGGGCGCCGACGCGGTGGACGGGGCCGTGGCCTCCATGGCGGGCACCACCAGCCAGCCGTCGCTGTCGGCGATCGTGGCCGCCACCGACCACTCCGACCGGCCCACCGGCCTCGACCTGAAGGCCGTCGGCGACCTGGAGCCCTACTGGGAGCTGGTGCGCAAGGTCTACGCACCCTTCGAGGCGGGGCTGGCCTCGCCCACCGGGCGCGTCTACCACCACGAGATCCCCGGCGGGCAGCTGTCCAACCTCCGCACCCAGGCCGTCGCCCTCGGCCTCGGCGACCGCTTCGAGGAGATCGAGGCGATGTACGCCGCCGCCGACCGCATCCTCGGCCACCTGGTGAAGGTCACCCCTTCCTCGAAGGTGGTCGGCGACCTCGCACTCCACCTGGTCGGCGCCGGCGTCTCACCGGCCGACTTCGAGGCCGAGCCGCAGCGGTTCGACATCCCGGACTCGGTCATCGGCTTCCTGCGCGGCGAGTTGGGCACCCCGCCCGGCGGCTGGCCCGAGCCCTTCCGCAGCAGGGCCCTCCAGGGCCGCCCCGCCGCCGAGCCGCCCGCCGGACTGTCCGAGCAGGATCGCGAAGACCTGGACAAGGACCGCAGGGCGACGCTGAACCGGCTGCTCTTCCCCGGGCCGGCAAAGGACTTCGCCACCCACCGCCACACCTTCGGCGACACCAGCGTGCTGGACAGCAGGGACTTCTTCTACGGGCTGCGTCCCGGCGTGGAATACGCCGTCGACCTCGAACCCGGTGTCCGGCTCCTCATCGAGCTCGAAGCCATCGGCGAGGCCGACGAACGCGGCATGCGGATGGTCATGTCCACCCTGAACGGCCAGCTGCGCCCGATCCAGGTGCGCGACACCACGGTCGCCTCCGACATCCCCGCGACCGAGAAGGCCGAGAAGGCCAACCCGGGCCATGTGGCAGCGCCTTTCGCGGGCGTCGTCACGCTGGCCGTCCAGGAGGGGGACGCGGTCGCGGCCGGCGCCACCGTCGCCACCATCGAGGCGATGAAGATGGAGGCGACCATCACCTCCCCGAGGGCGGGCACGGTCTCCCGCCTCGCCATCGGCCGGATCCAGCAGGTCGAAGGCGGCGACCTGCTCGTCGAGCTGACGTAG
- a CDS encoding transposase, translated as MGFDLAQRLVTDDLWQLVEPLLPAFGFRRQGGGTAPVDGRKVFTAVVYVLMSECPWRQLPPRFDVSPATAHRRFIAWTRADLWRSMQDRAEDQPSSFREQRWVAAIVVAARARAVSGVTTRDAPV; from the coding sequence ATGGGATTTGATCTGGCTCAGAGATTGGTGACGGACGACTTATGGCAACTGGTCGAGCCGCTCCTCCCGGCTTTCGGGTTCCGCCGCCAGGGCGGAGGTACCGCCCCGGTGGACGGGCGCAAGGTGTTCACCGCCGTCGTCTACGTTCTGATGTCGGAGTGTCCGTGGCGGCAGCTGCCGCCACGCTTCGATGTCTCGCCCGCCACCGCACACCGCCGCTTCATCGCCTGGACCAGGGCGGATCTGTGGCGGTCGATGCAGGATCGCGCCGAGGACCAGCCGTCGTCCTTCCGCGAGCAGCGCTGGGTCGCCGCGATAGTGGTCGCGGCACGCGCGCGGGCCGTGTCGGGAGTCACCACGCGAGACGCACCGGTATAA